In one window of Megalops cyprinoides isolate fMegCyp1 chromosome 24, fMegCyp1.pri, whole genome shotgun sequence DNA:
- the LOC118771152 gene encoding charged multivesicular body protein 5-like yields the protein MNRIFGRGKPKAPPPNLSDCISNVDTRAESIDKKIARLDAELMKYKDQMKKMREGPAKNMVKQKAMRVLKQKRMYEGQRDNLTQQSFNMEQANYTIQTLKDTKTTVEAMKIGAKEMKKAYKQVKIDQIEDLQDQLEDMMEDANEVQEALSRSYGTPEIDEDDLEAELDALGDELLLDDDSSYLDEASSAPAIPEGVPSDSKTNKDGVLVDEFGLPQIPAT from the exons ATGAATCGTATTTTCGGTCGCGGTAAACCAAAAGCACCGCCACCAAACCTATCGGACTGCATCAGCAAT GTGGACACCAGGGCGGAATCCATCGATAAAAAGATCGCCAGACTGGATGCCGAGCTCATGAAGTACAAGGATCAGATGAAAAAGATGAGAGAAGGCCCTGCAAAG aacatggTGAAGCAGAAGGCAATGAGGGTGCTGAAACAGAAGCGGAT GTATGAAGGCCAGAGAGATAACCTAACCCAGCAGTCTTTTAATATGGAGCAGGCCAACTACACCATTCAGACGCTGaaagacaccaaaacaaca GTGGAAGCCATGAAAATAGGTgccaaggaaatgaaaaaagccTACAAGCAAGTGAAGATCGACCAGATCGAG GACCTGCAGGACCAGCTGGAGGACATGATGGAAGATGCCAACGAGGTGCAGGAGGCCCTGAGCCGCAGCTACGGGACGCCAGAGATCGACGAGGATGATCTGGAAGCGG agCTGGACGCCCTGGGAGATGAGCTGTTGTTGGATGATGACAGCTCTTACCTGGATGAAGCCTCTTCTGCTCCTGCCATTCCAGAGGGTGTGCCCAGCGACAGCAAAACGAACAAG GATGGTGTCCTGGTGGATGAATTTGGCCTGCCGCAGATTCCCGCCACATAA
- the oprk1 gene encoding kappa-type opioid receptor yields the protein MDSGVVEIFKEDRCLQVFSEECFPNSTWQPTFPDIYNYTPNGSWPNEPMSPVIPLITAVYSVVFVVGLVGNCLVMYVIIRYTKMKTATNIYIFNLAVADALVTTTMPFQSTDYLLNSWPFGEVVCKVFISIDYYNMFTSIFTLTMMSVDRYIAVCHPVKALEFRTPVKAKLINVCIWILSSAAGVPALILGSTQTNNGTTECALQFPEPYSYWDTLMKICVFVFAFIVPVLIITVCYTLMVLRLKSVRLLSGSREKDRNLRRITKLVLVVVAVFVICWTPIHIFILVKALSHVPETTAVTATYFFCVALGYTNSSLNPVLYAFLDENFKRCFRDFCFPSKLKADGQSISRVRSTIRDSARPAENPPGTGKHV from the exons ATGGACAGCGGCGTGGTGGAAATCTTTAAGGAGGACAGGTGCCTCCAGGTCTTCTCCGAGGAGTGCTTTCCTAATTCCACATGGCAGCCGACTTTCCCTGACATTTATAACTACACGCCCAACGGCAGCTGGCCAAACGAACCTATGTCCCCCGTCATTCCCCTCATCACCGCGGTCTATTCCGTGGTTTTCGTGGTGGGATTGGTGGGAAATTGCCTTGTTATGTATGTTATCATAAG ATACACAAAGATGAAGACCGCAACCAACATTTACATCTTTAACCTGGCCGTGGCGGACGCCCTGGTAACCACCACCATGCCGTTCCAGAGCACGGACTACCTGCTCAACTCCTGGCCCTTCGGGGAGGTGGTGTGCAAGGTGTTCATCTCCATCGACTACTACAACATGTTCACCAGCATCTTCACCCTCACCATGATGAGCGTGGACCGCTACATCGCAGTGTGCCACCCGGTCAAGGCCCTGGAGTTCCGCACGCCTGTCAAGGCCAAGCTGATCAACGTCTGCATCTGGATCCTGTCCTCGGCGGCAGGGGTCCCCGCCCTCATTCTGGGGAGCACTCAGACCAACAACG GGACCACAGAGTGCGCCCTGCAGTTCCCGGAGCCCTACAGCTACTGGGACACGCTGATGAAGATCTGCGTCTTCGTCTTCGCCTTCATCGTGCCCGTCCTCATCATCACGGTGTGCTACACGCTGATGGTGCTGCGTCTGAAGAGCGTTCGGCTGCTGTCGGGCTCGCGGGAGAAGGACCGCAACCTGCGTCGTATCACCAAGCTGGTCCTGGTGGTGGTGGCTGTCTTCGTGATCTGCTGGACCCCCATACACATCTTCATCCTGGTCAAGGCGCTCAGCCACGTCCCCGAGACGACCGCCGTCACAGCGACCTACTTCTTCTGCGTGGCCCTGGGCTACACCAACAGCAGCCTCAACCCCGTCCTCTACGCCTTCCTGGACGAGAACTTTAAGCGCTGCTTCCGGGACTTCTGCTTCCCGTCCAAGCTGAAGGCAGATGGACAGAGCATCAGCAGGGTGAGGAGCACCATCCGGGACTCGGCCCGCCCCGCCGAGAACCCCCCCGGGACCGGTAAACACGTATGA
- the myl12.2 gene encoding myosin, light chain 12, genome duplicate 2, whose product MSSKRAKGKTTKKRPQRATSNVFAMFDQSQIQEFKEAFNMIDQNRDGFIDKEDLHDMLASLGKNPTDEYLEAMMNEAPGPINFTMFLTMFGEKLNGTDPEDVIRNAFACFDEEGTGMIQEDYLRELLTTMGDRFTDEEVDELFREAPIDKKGNFNYVEFTRILKHGAKDKDD is encoded by the exons ATGTCGAGTAAAAGGGCGAAGGGGAAGACCACCAAGAAGCGCCCCCAGAGGGCCACCTCCAACGTCTTCGCCATGTTCGACCAATCACAGATCCAGGAGTTCAAGGAGGCCTTCAACATGATCGACCAGAACCGCGACGGCTTCATCGACAAAGAGGATCTGCACGACATGCTGGCCTCGCTGg GCAAGAACCCCACAGATGAATACCTGGAGGCGATGATGAATGAGGCACCCGGGCCGATCAACTTCACCATGTTCCTCACCATGTTCGGAGAGAAGCTCAACGGCACAGACCCTGAGGACGTGATCAGGAACGCGTTCGCCTGCTTTGACGAAGAAGGGACAG GGATGATCCAGGAGGACTACCTGCGTGAGCTCCTGACCACCATGGGCGACCGCTTCACAGATGAAGAGGTGGACGAGCTCTTCAGAGAGGCCCCCATCGACAAAAAGGGAAACTTCAACTACGTGGAGTTCACCCGCATCCTAAAACACGGCGCCAAGGACAAGGACGATTAG
- the bag1 gene encoding BAG family molecular chaperone regulator 1 has translation MAESTVTVTVAYGSAKHSITLTGKDGAEPLLKDLSEALAETTGVPIPSQKLIYKGKSLREMDATLTSFGIKQGCKLMMIGKRNSPEEEVELKKLKDIEKSVEQTAKKLERVDGELTGLRNGFLAKDLQAEALNKLDQRVKGAAEQFMKILEQMDAMSLPENFSDCRTKKKGLVKTVQEFLAQCDRIEAGISDHLAKIQSKNLALAE, from the exons ATGGCCGAGAGCACGGTAACGGTGACTGTGGCATATG GCTCTGCCAAACACAGCATCACGCTAACGGGGAAGGATGGTGCAGAGCCGCTTTTAAAAGACCTGTCAGAGGCGCTCGCCGAAACGACCGGAGTGCCAATACCCTCCCAGAAACTTATTTACAAAG GGAAGTCTCTGCGGGAAATGGATGCAACGTTGACCAGCTTTGGCATAAAACAGGGTTGTAAACTTATGATGATAGGGAAACGG AACAGCccagaggaagaggtagagcTGAAGAAGTTGAAAGATATTGAGAAGTCAGTGGAGCAGACAGCTAAGAAGCTGGAGAGAGTGGATGGGGAGTTGACGGGCTTGAGGAAC GGCTTCCTGGCGAAGGACCTGCAGGCAGAGGCGCTGAATAAACTGGATCAGAGGGTGAAAGGTGCTGCCGAACAGTTCATGAAGATCCTGGAACAGATGGACGCCATG AGCCTGCCAGAGAATTTCAGTGACTGCAGGACAAAGAAAAAGGGACTCGTCAAAACAGTTCAG GAGTTTCTCGCTCAGTGCGACAGGATCGAGGCAGGAATATCAGACCACCTGGCCAAGATACAGTCGAAGAACTTAGCCTTGGCCGAGTGA